The Paenibacillus sp. RC334 nucleotide sequence AAGCGGGACGGATACGTAAAAACGCTGCTGGAACGCAGACGTTATTTGCCGGAGATTAACGCCAGCAACTTCAACCTGCGCTCATTCGCGGAGCGTACCGCCATGAACACGCCGATCCAGGGTACCGCAGCCGATATTATCAAGCTGGCGATGGTACAGGTGGACGCGGCTCTTCGCGACCGTAATCTTCGCAGCCGTATGCTGCTTCAAGTACATGATGAGCTTGTTTTCGAAGTTCCGCCGGAGGAATTGGAAACGATGAAAGAGCTTGTCCCGGCTACGATGGAAGCGGCGCTGAAGCTGTCTGTACCGCTCAAAGCGGAAGTTAGCTATGGAAGTAATTGGTACGAAGCGAAATAAGTTATTTCAACGAGTAGATAGTCCCAATTTAACGCTGCTTCCGTTATAATATAGGGTGAGGTGAAGACATCATGCCGGAATTACCGGAAGTAGAAACGATTAAACGAACGTTAAACGAGCTTATCGTCGATAAACATATAGATCATGTGACCGTGAATCTGCCGCGCATTATTCAGCGACCTGATGATATACACGCTTTTGCTATGGAATTGGCTGATCATCGCATTACAGGAGTGGAGAGACGCGGGAAGTTTTTGCGGATTCTGCTGGACGGGCTGGTGCTCGTTTCCCATCTCAGAATGGAAGGACGGTATGGCCTCTATTCGCAAAATGATCCTGTGGAAAAGCATACTCACGTTATCTTTCATTTTACGGATGGTACGGAATTACGTTATCAGGATGTTCGCCAATTCGGCACGATGCATTTATTTGCGGAAGGACAGGATTTGCTGGAAAAGCCGCTGAACAAGCTCGGTTTGGAGCCGATGGACGAGTCCTTTACACCGGAGGCACTTCGTGCCGCTGTGGGGACCCGTTCGACTTCGATCAAGGCTGCGCTGTTAAACCAGTCATATGTCGTGGGCATCGGGAATATTTATGTGGATGAATCATTGTTTAAGGCGGGGATACATCCGGCACAGCCAGCCAAAAGCTTGGATGGCAACCAATTTCGTGTGCTGCATGAAGCTATTATCTCCACATTGAGCGCGTCGATTTTGGTCGGAGGCTCGTCCATCAAATCATTCGTCAACGGACAAGGCCAATCGGGCGACTTCCAGCATCAATTGCAAATCTATGGACGTAGCGTTAAGCCTTGTGTTAACTGTGGTACATTGATCGAAAAATCCGTCGTAGCCGGACGTGGTACCCATCATTGCCCGGTTTGCCAACCTCTTCGTTAAACAGGTACAGTCACCCAAAGCCCATTCCTCTCATATATTGATTCCAAGTACCAATACTGCGAAGGGTTCTGGCTGCTGTAGGGCCCTTCCTTCGCAATGGGAGGGAATTGGAGTGGCTAATCATTGGGGAGCCCTGCTGCTGCTGGCATTTGCGCTAAGTCTTGACAGTTTCGGAGTCGGTGTTACATATGGGCTACGCAAAATGAAAATTCCACTGCTGTCCATTGTCATCATTTCAGTATGCTCAGGTTTGGTCATTGGCATATCCATGCAGCTAGGCGCATTATTGTCCCAGGTTCTGTCTCCTGTATATACGACGGTTTTTGGCGCTGTTATTCTGATTGGGATTGGCTGCCACTCTTTGTATCAGTCCCTGCATCGCAAGGAAGATCTGATTGATGATCCTGATCCTGTGAGCAGAAATGTTCTGGAGGGTGAGAAATCTTTAGAAGTACAAGAGGAACGGACCTTATTTTCTTTGGAATTCCGCAAATGGGGTCTCGTTATTCGGATTCTCCGAAGTCCGTCTGCTGCAGATATGGACCGTTCAGGCAGTATATCCGCTACGGAGGCGATTTGGTTAGGTATCGCCTTATCGGTAGATGCGTTCGGTGCAGGATTGGGAGCAGCTATGCTGGGCTTCCAGCCACTCGCTACCGCGCTGGCTATTGCATTATTCAGCGGGACATTTTTGATTGCAGGTATGAAAGCAGGTTTCTGTCTGTCGGCATTCCGATTTATGAAGGCGCTGGGTGTGTTACCGGCATTATTATTGATTATGATGGGCATATTGAAGCTGTTATGAGGTGAAAGAGCATGAATATCGGATTAACCGGAGGTATTGCTACCGGTAAAAGCACCGTGTCGGCTCTATTGGTCGTCAAGGGTGCGTTGCTGATCGACGCAGATGCTATTGCCCGGGAAGTGATGCTTCCGGGGCACCCGGTGCTGACGGCGGTCATACAGCATTTTGGACAAGCTGTGATGAACAGTGATGGGACTCTGCACCGCAAAAAGCTGAGCGAGATTGTATTTGGAGACCCTGTCCAGAGGCAGGCGCTTAACGATATTACACATCCTGCGATTCGTGAGGAAATGCGTATGCGTATGGAATCTTACGAGCAGGAACATCCGAACAAGCTTGTTTTAGCGGATATCCCGTTACTGTATGAGTCCGGGCTGGAGAGCTTGTACGATGAAATTATGGTGGTATACGTACCACGCGATGTGCAGCTCCGGCGTTTGATGCTCAGAGATGGATTGACCGAGGAACAAGCCGGACTTCGGTTATCCGCGCAAATGGATATTGAACAAAAAAGAAGCCTGGCCGATATCGTCATCGATAATAGTGGAACACAGGCTGAAACAAAACAGCAAATTGATCAATTCTGGCAGCGAAAGGGACTGGCATGAATATTTTGCGCAAAAAAAGAGTCCTGCTGACTTTGTTTGTTGGGTTTGTCTTGATTCTGTTTTTTAATTCAAACTGGATGTCGTGGTTCTATCCGATTCAATATAAGGATGAGATCCGGCAATACTCGCAGACGTATGAAGTGGACCCGTTTTTGGTGGCGTCCATTATCCGTGTTGAGACGAACTTTAAGACCAGCAAGCAGTCACACAAGGGTGCACTGGGACTCATGCAGATCATGCCCGATACGGCGAATTGGATTATGGACAGCGCTCAGATCCAAAAGGTTCCGCTGGATAGCGTCAAGCACGAGCCGGGCACCAACATTGAGCTGGGAACCTGGTATGTGCATAACCTGTCGGTGAAATTTAAGGATAATCCGGTAGCTATCGTTGCGGCTTACAACGCAGGCCCCGGTAAAGTGCAGGAGTGGCTGGATAAGGGGGTATGGGATGGGAAAGAACAATCCATCAAGCAAATCCCTTTTGGCGAGACACGACATTATGTACAGCGGGTTATTTACTACTACAGGCAATACACAAAAATTTATAATCAGTTTTAACGGATGACGAGGCTGCGTGTAAATATGTCATGACAGAATGAGCCTGGTGGCATTAAAATGAAAAAAGCGCAGGACAGGCTGTTTTTAGCAGCCCGTCCATACACTTTTTCTTGTTTCTTCTGCGTTATTACCGCGATTATTGGTATTGACCTGCCAATTGTTGTTCGGCGATCGTTACGAGGCGTTTTGTGATGTAGCCCCCGATCGAACCGTTCTCATAGGAAGTCATGTTACCTTGGTATCCATCTTGAGGA carries:
- the coaE gene encoding dephospho-CoA kinase (Dephospho-CoA kinase (CoaE) performs the final step in coenzyme A biosynthesis.), encoding MNIGLTGGIATGKSTVSALLVVKGALLIDADAIAREVMLPGHPVLTAVIQHFGQAVMNSDGTLHRKKLSEIVFGDPVQRQALNDITHPAIREEMRMRMESYEQEHPNKLVLADIPLLYESGLESLYDEIMVVYVPRDVQLRRLMLRDGLTEEQAGLRLSAQMDIEQKRSLADIVIDNSGTQAETKQQIDQFWQRKGLA
- the ytaF gene encoding sporulation membrane protein YtaF, yielding MANHWGALLLLAFALSLDSFGVGVTYGLRKMKIPLLSIVIISVCSGLVIGISMQLGALLSQVLSPVYTTVFGAVILIGIGCHSLYQSLHRKEDLIDDPDPVSRNVLEGEKSLEVQEERTLFSLEFRKWGLVIRILRSPSAADMDRSGSISATEAIWLGIALSVDAFGAGLGAAMLGFQPLATALAIALFSGTFLIAGMKAGFCLSAFRFMKALGVLPALLLIMMGILKLL
- the mutM gene encoding DNA-formamidopyrimidine glycosylase, with translation MPELPEVETIKRTLNELIVDKHIDHVTVNLPRIIQRPDDIHAFAMELADHRITGVERRGKFLRILLDGLVLVSHLRMEGRYGLYSQNDPVEKHTHVIFHFTDGTELRYQDVRQFGTMHLFAEGQDLLEKPLNKLGLEPMDESFTPEALRAAVGTRSTSIKAALLNQSYVVGIGNIYVDESLFKAGIHPAQPAKSLDGNQFRVLHEAIISTLSASILVGGSSIKSFVNGQGQSGDFQHQLQIYGRSVKPCVNCGTLIEKSVVAGRGTHHCPVCQPLR
- a CDS encoding alpha/beta-type small acid-soluble spore protein, whose amino-acid sequence is MAQGNNGNSNNLVVSKASGALEQMKYEIAQELGISIPQDGYQGNMTSYENGSIGGYITKRLVTIAEQQLAGQYQ
- a CDS encoding lytic transglycosylase domain-containing protein, which gives rise to MNILRKKRVLLTLFVGFVLILFFNSNWMSWFYPIQYKDEIRQYSQTYEVDPFLVASIIRVETNFKTSKQSHKGALGLMQIMPDTANWIMDSAQIQKVPLDSVKHEPGTNIELGTWYVHNLSVKFKDNPVAIVAAYNAGPGKVQEWLDKGVWDGKEQSIKQIPFGETRHYVQRVIYYYRQYTKIYNQF